One Mobula birostris isolate sMobBir1 chromosome 4, sMobBir1.hap1, whole genome shotgun sequence DNA window includes the following coding sequences:
- the LOC140196768 gene encoding uncharacterized protein — translation MLRNVCLATLLLMAELCIISTEGNVTETLLNATGSKHGSGEPAFFNLTASPSVATLELFRKGVKSISTSTAVTVSTEPSSSLSEYSTDSVANPSTGSSAVTGSPSKSTPLLTNTSGRQPTNATSTSQAYSSLTEFSSTGTVELDSRSSNEPAATDRTSVTENTTPWTVIASVQSTKSDSRTSDSTGSTDTSTSEPRTDVTNVLQSTKGSTTALHSTSTSHPTLPLTSSEITSVSQSTSASTQLTSVSMPLTVITTAQSTSTSVEPSPTAEKQSTKATQSPSATSTVSQTEPSTTASTQTTAATIGKTIITTTASVTTSTSSPSTTAPHLSHWPSSVIPDTTPKPNTLSTQQTHREIQQRAASLSTGSVVAISVVVIMVVLVLIGGVMYLKARNSSYGRLLDDQENGSWENYNNPLYDDS, via the exons AATTATGTATTATTTCAACTGAAGGCAACGTAACAGAAACATTACTCAATGCCACTGGATCAAAACATGGTTCAGGAGAACCTGCATTCTTCAATCTCACCGCATCTCCATCAGTAGCCACCTTGGAGCTCTTCAGAAAAGGGGTGAAAAGCATCTCAACATCCACGGCTGTCACTGTGAGCACCGAACCTAGCTCCTCTCTCTCAGAGTACTCTACAGATTCCGTTGCCAACCCTTCTACTGGATCCTCAGCGGTCACAGGCAGCCCCTCAAAATCTACTCCACTCCTAACAAACACATCTGGCAGACAACCAACAAATGCTACAAGTACCTCCCAGGCATATTCCAGTTTAACAGAATTTTCAAGTACCGGTACAGTAGAGTTGGATTCTAGATCCAGCAATGAACCAGCAGCCACTGATAGAACATCAGTGACAGAAAATACTACTCCATGGACAGTTATCGCTTCAGTCCAGTCAACAAAGTCAGATTCAAGAACTTCAGACTCAACTGGATCAACGGATACCAGTACATCAGAACCAAGGACAGATGTCACCAATGTATTGCAATCAACCAAAGGCAGTACAACAGCATTGCATTCAACCTCAACTAGTCATCCAACTCTACCACTCACCTCATCAGAGATAACCAGTGTATCACAGTCAACTTCGGCTTCAACACAGTTAACCAGCGTCAGTATGCCACTAACCGTCATAACTACGGCCCAGTCAACAAGCACAAGTGTTGAACCGTCACCCACTGCTGAGAAGCAGTCAACCAAAGCCACACAATCACCAAGTGCAACTTCCACAGTGAGCCAAACAGAACCCAGCACAACTGCTTCCACACAAACCACGGCTGCCACTATTGGAAAgacaataataacaacaacagcttcAGTTACGACATCTACGTCTTCTCCATCTACCACAGCACCACATCTTTCACACTGGCCCAGTTCAGTGATCCCAGACACAACACCAAAACCCAACACCCTCTCAACCCAGCAGACCCACAGGGAAATTCAGCAAAGAGCTGCAAGTCTAAGCACAG GAAGCGTAGTGGCTATCTCAGTTGTGGTTATCATGGTGGTGTTGGTGCTGATCGGGGGAGTCATGTACCTTAAAGCAAG